The following are from one region of the Elusimicrobiota bacterium genome:
- the rseP gene encoding RIP metalloprotease RseP yields MDFLIGALGVVFAFGLVIFVHEFGHFIVAKKSGVQVDRFSFGLGPEMFGFQWGETRYCVAWIPLGGEVRMAGEMEPGGDPSVVRDSREFFAKPWYRRIPIVLAGPAMNYVLAYVLFAFVFLLWGNPKASSEPVVGDLVDAYPAKAAGLLTGDRMVSVNGKSVFTWTNVAEIIHQNAETPITLSVLREGGESLDFVLTPVRDAVSGRGLIGISPAVAFSPMPLGEALVAGGQQTVFWTRYTLSYLGDKIVNRQKPDLSGPLGIANIISKSTKSGIQDYLFLIALISLGIGLFNLFPIPMLDGGHLVFFLWEGISRKPVSRRVVQAANVAGLSLLLGILVFATFSDIQRMRNKPTPTTPSTSSGPTR; encoded by the coding sequence ATGGATTTCCTAATTGGGGCTTTAGGTGTTGTGTTTGCGTTTGGATTGGTGATTTTTGTTCATGAGTTCGGACATTTCATTGTGGCTAAAAAGTCCGGGGTGCAAGTGGACCGTTTTTCCTTTGGGTTGGGACCGGAGATGTTTGGGTTTCAGTGGGGAGAAACCCGCTACTGCGTGGCGTGGATCCCCTTGGGGGGGGAAGTTCGGATGGCCGGCGAAATGGAACCGGGCGGTGACCCATCCGTTGTTCGGGATTCCCGGGAATTTTTCGCCAAACCTTGGTATCGACGGATTCCCATTGTGTTGGCCGGTCCGGCCATGAACTACGTGTTGGCCTATGTGTTGTTTGCTTTTGTTTTTCTCCTGTGGGGAAACCCGAAAGCGTCCAGTGAGCCCGTTGTGGGAGATTTGGTTGACGCTTATCCCGCGAAGGCGGCGGGCCTTTTAACCGGGGATCGCATGGTGTCGGTCAATGGGAAATCCGTTTTCACCTGGACGAATGTGGCGGAAATCATTCATCAGAACGCGGAGACTCCCATCACCCTATCGGTCCTTCGGGAAGGCGGGGAATCCCTGGATTTTGTTTTGACGCCGGTTCGTGATGCGGTGTCGGGGCGGGGGCTCATCGGGATTTCGCCGGCGGTGGCTTTCTCCCCTATGCCGTTAGGGGAAGCGTTGGTCGCCGGTGGTCAGCAAACGGTTTTCTGGACCCGTTACACGCTTTCCTATTTGGGGGATAAAATTGTCAATCGACAAAAACCCGACTTGTCGGGGCCCCTGGGGATCGCCAATATTATTTCTAAATCCACCAAAAGCGGGATCCAGGATTATCTGTTTTTGATCGCGTTGATTTCCCTGGGTATCGGGTTGTTTAATTTGTTTCCGATCCCCATGTTGGACGGAGGCCATTTGGTTTTTTTCCTCTGGGAAGGAATTTCTCGAAAACCCGTGAGTCGGCGCGTGGTTCAAGCCGCAAACGTGGCGGGGCTTTCTCTCCTGTTGGGAATTCTGGTGTTTGCCACGTTCTCCGATATTCAGCGGATGCGAAACAAGCCCACCCCAACGACCCCATCGACCTCTTCGGGGCCAACGAGGTAA
- a CDS encoding 1-deoxy-D-xylulose-5-phosphate reductoisomerase: protein MRQVAVLGSTGSIGVNALDVIQRLNRAEGGFRVAALSTYSHVPLLQKQIQVFRPSLAVVGDEAAAKVLSRWARSRKIPLRVMSGVDGLVQAASAPAVQLVLSAVVGAVGLQPLLSALRAKKTVALANKEALIVAGEIVMATARRYGAKIIPVDSEHSAMFQCLGGRTGPGAGVRRLILTASGGAFYRRTGSLDQVGVEEALNHPTWKMGRKITVDCATLTNKGLEAIEAHYLFGVPLDRIQIVIHPQSIVHSLVEFEDGSSLAQLSHPDMRLPIQYALTYPDRKPSPVRALALDEIKKLEFYAPDFRRFPALSLALEAGRRGGAWPAVFNGANEAAVQAFLGRRLPFTGIPRLCRQVMNRFKKRPPPRDGLRGILEADAWARREALSFLGKERLSSETLTKGGVKPWIS, encoded by the coding sequence ATGCGTCAAGTCGCGGTACTGGGGTCAACGGGATCGATTGGGGTCAACGCCTTGGACGTGATTCAACGCTTGAACCGGGCGGAGGGGGGATTCCGCGTCGCGGCGTTGTCGACCTATTCCCATGTACCCCTCCTCCAAAAGCAGATTCAGGTTTTTCGTCCGTCCCTGGCCGTGGTGGGCGACGAGGCGGCGGCAAAGGTTTTGTCTCGTTGGGCCCGATCCCGGAAAATTCCCTTGCGGGTCATGAGCGGGGTCGATGGTCTGGTTCAGGCCGCCTCGGCTCCAGCCGTCCAACTCGTTTTGTCCGCGGTGGTGGGGGCCGTGGGACTCCAGCCCCTTTTGTCGGCTCTTCGGGCGAAGAAAACCGTGGCACTGGCCAACAAAGAAGCGTTGATTGTCGCGGGCGAAATTGTGATGGCCACCGCGCGCCGTTACGGGGCAAAAATTATTCCGGTGGACAGCGAACATTCCGCTATGTTTCAATGTTTGGGGGGGCGGACGGGTCCCGGAGCGGGGGTTCGACGCTTAATTTTGACGGCATCGGGAGGGGCTTTTTATCGGCGCACCGGATCCCTTGACCAGGTGGGTGTTGAGGAAGCGCTGAACCATCCCACGTGGAAAATGGGTCGCAAAATTACCGTGGACTGCGCCACGTTAACCAATAAGGGGTTGGAAGCCATTGAAGCTCATTACCTGTTTGGCGTTCCGTTGGACCGGATTCAGATCGTGATCCATCCACAGTCCATTGTGCATTCGCTTGTGGAATTTGAAGACGGATCTTCGTTGGCGCAGTTGTCTCACCCGGATATGCGCCTCCCGATTCAATACGCGCTCACTTACCCGGATCGAAAACCCTCGCCGGTGCGCGCTTTGGCCTTGGATGAAATCAAAAAACTGGAATTTTACGCGCCGGATTTTCGTCGGTTCCCGGCACTTTCCCTCGCGTTGGAGGCGGGGCGGCGGGGCGGGGCCTGGCCCGCTGTTTTTAACGGGGCGAACGAGGCGGCGGTCCAAGCCTTCTTGGGTCGCCGGTTGCCTTTTACGGGGATTCCCCGTCTGTGTCGCCAGGTGATGAATCGTTTCAAAAAAAGGCCCCCCCCACGGGATGGGTTGAGGGGAATTTTAGAAGCGGACGCGTGGGCGCGGCGGGAAGCCCTCTCTTTTTTGGGAAAAGAACGATTAAGTTCCGAAACGTTAACGAAGGGAGGAGTGAAACCATGGATTTCCTAA
- a CDS encoding phosphatidate cytidylyltransferase, which yields MVLPRVLTALVLAPFFLWVLYLGNVPFLAFIFILILLALWEFHRMAEEGGYATQGWAGISAGALVAVSFVFPGIRSSVSFLSQAPAFAVMVALLGLILREMVRRDKGLSMLRLAMSFTGILLIVWPLGYLALIRELRGTNGLLMNGGLMATVFLVALIWTQDTGAWAVGLSIGKHRLAPAVSPKKSWEGAVGGLVAGVLLSLALRELFMKDLFGRGEIVVLAVVLGVLAQISDLTESLVKRCFGVKDSSSLLPGHGGVLDRFDSFLLTAPFLYFYMISIGKVG from the coding sequence ATGGTTCTTCCGCGTGTTTTAACCGCGCTGGTTTTGGCGCCCTTCTTTTTGTGGGTTCTCTATCTAGGAAATGTTCCGTTCCTGGCGTTTATTTTTATTTTAATTCTTTTAGCCCTGTGGGAGTTCCACCGTATGGCCGAAGAGGGCGGATACGCCACCCAGGGGTGGGCCGGTATCAGTGCGGGCGCGTTGGTGGCGGTTTCTTTCGTGTTTCCAGGGATTCGGTCGAGTGTTTCGTTCCTGTCCCAAGCCCCAGCGTTTGCGGTCATGGTCGCTCTTTTGGGCTTGATTCTTCGCGAAATGGTCCGCCGGGACAAGGGGTTGTCGATGTTGCGGTTGGCCATGTCGTTCACAGGAATCCTTCTCATTGTTTGGCCTTTGGGGTATCTGGCTCTGATCCGGGAATTGCGGGGCACCAACGGGCTTCTTATGAATGGGGGATTGATGGCCACTGTTTTTTTGGTGGCGCTGATTTGGACCCAAGACACGGGGGCCTGGGCTGTGGGGCTCTCCATTGGGAAACACCGGTTGGCGCCGGCCGTGAGTCCAAAGAAATCGTGGGAGGGGGCCGTGGGGGGGCTGGTGGCGGGGGTTCTCCTTTCGTTGGCCCTTCGAGAGCTGTTCATGAAAGATCTTTTTGGGCGGGGAGAGATCGTGGTGTTGGCTGTGGTTTTAGGGGTGCTGGCCCAAATTTCAGATTTAACGGAGTCTTTGGTGAAACGTTGTTTCGGTGTGAAGGATTCTTCCTCTTTGCTTCCGGGGCACGGTGGCGTGTTGGACCGATTCGATTCGTTTTTACTCACCGCTCCTTTTCTCTATTTCTACATGATTTCTATCGGAAAGGTGGGGTAA
- a CDS encoding isoprenyl transferase: MPPPLRSKISSPVLSRRPPQDSSSQEELVRSKMPRHVAIIMDGNGRWARKRGSPRLMGHRAGAESVREIVRLSGEWGIAALTLYAFSTENWSRSPEEVKGLMSLLAHTLRRESQELNRNRVRLRVIGRVDALPSSVQKELTRTASLLEQNTGVVLTLALNYGGRQEIVDAARAVVAAGETLTEQSISSHLQTAPLPDPDLMIRTSGEYRLSNFLLWQSAYTEIYVTPTYWPDFRKNEFRLALLDYQRRERRFGGV, encoded by the coding sequence ATGCCCCCTCCTCTCCGCTCGAAGATCTCTTCCCCGGTTCTGTCCCGTCGGCCTCCCCAGGATTCTTCCTCACAGGAGGAACTGGTCCGATCCAAGATGCCCCGTCATGTGGCGATCATTATGGACGGGAATGGGCGTTGGGCTCGGAAACGCGGTTCCCCTCGTTTGATGGGGCACCGGGCGGGCGCCGAGAGCGTGCGTGAAATCGTCCGGCTTTCGGGCGAATGGGGAATAGCCGCTTTGACGCTCTACGCCTTCTCCACTGAAAATTGGTCCCGTTCTCCGGAAGAAGTGAAAGGTCTGATGTCTCTCCTGGCCCACACCCTTCGGCGGGAAAGCCAGGAACTGAACCGTAACCGGGTTCGTTTGCGGGTGATCGGGCGTGTGGACGCGCTTCCCTCTTCTGTTCAGAAGGAATTGACGCGCACGGCTTCTCTGTTGGAACAGAATACGGGGGTCGTTTTGACGCTGGCGTTGAATTATGGGGGACGGCAGGAAATTGTGGACGCCGCCCGGGCTGTGGTGGCGGCGGGGGAAACATTGACGGAACAATCCATCTCAAGCCACCTCCAAACCGCGCCTCTCCCGGATCCCGACCTGATGATCCGAACGTCCGGGGAATACCGTTTGTCGAACTTTTTGCTTTGGCAATCGGCCTACACGGAAATTTATGTGACCCCGACCTATTGGCCCGATTTCAGGAAAAACGAATTTCGCCTCGCTCTCCTGGATTACCAGCGGCGCGAACGTCGGTTTGGGGGGGTTTGA
- the frr gene encoding ribosome recycling factor, translating to MANISPVVQPAFKDAEDKMRKSLERMAQEFSSVRSGRATGNLLDHIKVDYYGSMTPMKQVAAVSVPDGRTIEIKPWDAGALPAIERAIATSDLKLTPNNDGKMIRLVIPTLTEDRRKEMVKVVRKLAEEFRVAIRNDRRDVMEIVKKAEKDKLMTEDDRKTSEGALQVLTDSFISRVDDTLANKEKEILTV from the coding sequence ATGGCAAACATCTCACCGGTTGTTCAACCCGCGTTCAAAGACGCGGAAGATAAAATGCGAAAGTCTTTGGAACGGATGGCCCAGGAGTTCTCATCCGTTCGGTCGGGGCGGGCCACGGGGAATCTTCTCGACCACATTAAAGTGGATTATTACGGGTCCATGACCCCGATGAAACAAGTGGCCGCCGTGAGTGTGCCGGATGGGCGAACCATTGAAATTAAACCTTGGGACGCGGGCGCGTTGCCGGCCATTGAGCGTGCGATCGCCACCTCGGATCTCAAGTTAACTCCCAACAACGACGGTAAAATGATTCGGCTCGTTATTCCGACCTTGACCGAAGACCGACGTAAAGAAATGGTGAAAGTGGTTCGAAAACTGGCAGAGGAGTTTCGTGTGGCCATTCGCAACGATCGTCGTGACGTCATGGAAATTGTGAAAAAGGCAGAGAAAGATAAACTCATGACCGAAGACGATCGCAAAACGTCGGAGGGAGCGCTTCAGGTTTTGACCGATTCATTCATCAGTCGAGTGGACGATACCTTGGCGAACAAAGAAAAGGAAATTCTTACCGTCTAG
- a CDS encoding UMP kinase, with protein sequence MTGVRRVVLKLSGEALLGHGGGGIDVDALFQIAHELSSARRTKIQIAVVVGGGNIWRGGRGKGRELDRVISDQMGMLATLVNALALQDALEKSGAPTRVLSAMEVAKVAEPYIRRRAIRHLEKGRIVIFAAGTGNPFFSTDTAAALRASEIEADMVLKATQVDGVYNADPLKVPTAKKYKTLKLLQALRDQLGVMDSTALSLCLENKIPVRVFNLKEPGNIRRAISGKDVGTLVTP encoded by the coding sequence GTGACGGGTGTTCGCCGCGTTGTCCTTAAACTTTCCGGGGAGGCTCTTTTGGGCCACGGGGGGGGCGGTATTGACGTGGACGCGTTGTTTCAGATCGCTCATGAATTGAGCTCTGCACGGCGAACGAAAATACAAATCGCCGTCGTCGTGGGAGGGGGGAATATTTGGCGAGGGGGGCGAGGGAAGGGGCGGGAACTGGACCGGGTCATCTCCGACCAGATGGGCATGTTGGCCACGCTCGTGAACGCTCTGGCGCTCCAAGACGCTTTGGAGAAATCGGGGGCTCCCACCCGAGTCCTGTCCGCCATGGAAGTGGCGAAAGTGGCGGAACCCTACATTCGCCGTCGAGCTATTCGCCATTTGGAAAAAGGTCGGATCGTTATTTTTGCCGCGGGAACAGGGAATCCGTTTTTCTCAACCGATACCGCCGCCGCTTTGCGGGCCTCAGAAATCGAGGCGGACATGGTCTTGAAAGCCACCCAAGTGGACGGTGTTTACAATGCGGATCCCCTGAAGGTTCCTACCGCTAAAAAATACAAAACCTTGAAGCTTCTTCAAGCGCTTCGAGACCAATTGGGTGTGATGGATTCTACCGCCCTTTCCCTTTGTTTGGAAAACAAAATTCCTGTGCGCGTTTTTAACTTGAAGGAACCCGGGAACATTCGTCGGGCGATCTCGGGCAAAGACGTCGGAACGTTGGTCACCCCTTAA
- the tsf gene encoding translation elongation factor Ts, which translates to MTEISSDMVGKLRAKTGAGLMDCKRALTQTSGDFDKAVVVLREQGSASAAKRSGRVTGDGLVTSYVDPSGKTAVLMELNCETDFVARTDDFQGFLTELAKSAAQANPAWKSAADAPLARVQDVAAKLKENVQLRNGRFTRFDRVAPGIFSVYIHPSGNFGKVGVLLELGVAGDRAAALENEEAKALARDLAMQVAASSPRFVRKEDVSSEVIEQETKIAQEQARRENKPEKIWDKIVQGKIQQYYGQFCLMEQPFVKPVDGAKALTVAQVVDLVSKKVGATLIPRRFVRLKVGEED; encoded by the coding sequence ATGACAGAGATTTCGAGCGATATGGTGGGAAAGCTTCGGGCCAAAACCGGGGCGGGATTGATGGATTGCAAACGCGCGTTGACGCAAACGAGCGGGGACTTTGATAAAGCCGTGGTCGTTTTGCGTGAACAAGGGTCCGCCTCCGCGGCGAAGCGTTCAGGCCGAGTAACGGGAGACGGGTTGGTCACGTCTTACGTGGATCCCTCCGGAAAAACGGCGGTGCTCATGGAATTGAATTGTGAAACAGATTTCGTGGCGCGGACGGACGATTTTCAGGGGTTCCTCACAGAATTGGCCAAAAGCGCCGCGCAAGCGAATCCCGCTTGGAAATCCGCCGCCGATGCCCCCTTGGCGAGGGTCCAAGACGTGGCGGCCAAACTGAAGGAAAATGTGCAATTGCGCAACGGCCGCTTTACGCGGTTCGATCGCGTGGCCCCCGGTATTTTTTCCGTTTACATTCATCCTTCCGGGAATTTTGGAAAGGTGGGCGTTCTCCTTGAGCTGGGGGTCGCGGGAGACCGGGCGGCGGCTTTGGAAAATGAAGAAGCCAAAGCGCTTGCGCGGGATTTGGCGATGCAGGTGGCCGCCTCCAGTCCTCGTTTTGTTCGAAAAGAGGATGTGTCCTCGGAAGTCATTGAACAAGAAACAAAGATCGCCCAAGAACAAGCGCGTCGGGAGAACAAACCGGAAAAAATTTGGGACAAGATCGTGCAAGGTAAAATTCAGCAATATTACGGTCAATTCTGTTTAATGGAACAGCCTTTCGTCAAACCGGTGGATGGAGCCAAAGCTCTCACCGTGGCCCAGGTGGTTGATCTGGTGTCAAAAAAAGTGGGCGCGACGTTAATCCCGCGTCGCTTTGTTCGTTTGAAAGTGGGGGAAGAGGACTGA
- the rpsB gene encoding 30S ribosomal protein S2 produces the protein MATVSMKALLEAGVHFGHQTRRWNPKMAKFIFGSRNNIHIIDLQKTVKELKKALAYVREAAEDGKVFLFVGTKKQAREAIAQEAARCESPFVRDRWLGGTLTNFETVRRSAKRLQEQERMKSSGVFGSLSKKEGLQREKEIRRLGKSLDGIKNMTRLPDIMFVVDPVQEITAVTEARRMEIPVVSICDTNCDPDLIDYPMPGNDDAIRSVRLFCKLVADTILEGRAAAKPANQAEGVEASSDQEIDLTEQSETEPVEKTVAPAGN, from the coding sequence ATGGCAACTGTCTCGATGAAAGCGCTGTTGGAAGCCGGGGTTCATTTTGGACATCAAACCCGTCGGTGGAATCCGAAAATGGCCAAATTTATTTTTGGAAGCCGTAACAATATCCACATCATTGATTTACAAAAAACCGTCAAAGAGTTAAAGAAGGCTTTGGCGTATGTTCGCGAAGCTGCCGAAGACGGAAAAGTCTTTTTGTTCGTGGGGACGAAAAAACAGGCCCGTGAAGCGATTGCTCAGGAAGCCGCGCGGTGCGAGAGCCCCTTCGTTCGTGATCGTTGGTTGGGCGGGACATTAACAAATTTTGAAACCGTACGACGTTCGGCGAAACGCCTTCAAGAGCAGGAGCGGATGAAATCGAGCGGTGTGTTCGGTTCGCTTTCAAAAAAAGAAGGGTTGCAGCGGGAGAAAGAAATTCGCCGATTGGGGAAATCCCTCGATGGAATTAAAAACATGACGCGGTTGCCCGATATTATGTTCGTCGTCGACCCCGTCCAAGAAATCACCGCGGTTACGGAAGCTCGGCGAATGGAGATCCCCGTGGTGTCTATCTGCGACACCAACTGCGATCCCGACTTAATCGATTACCCGATGCCTGGGAATGATGACGCCATCCGTTCGGTCCGTCTCTTTTGTAAATTGGTGGCGGACACGATTCTGGAGGGGCGCGCGGCGGCCAAACCCGCGAACCAGGCTGAAGGGGTAGAGGCGTCGTCTGATCAGGAAATCGATTTGACGGAACAGTCTGAAACCGAGCCGGTGGAGAAAACGGTTGCCCCGGCTGGGAACTAA
- a CDS encoding ferredoxin family protein, whose translation MAAIDPDFQKNQKVVKNDEKFGYQIWSPFEPPAKLGIHGTWVAVDFDLCIADGACLDACPENVFEWVDSPGHPASARKAAPAKEDACIFCMACESVCPVVAIKITPK comes from the coding sequence ATGGCAGCCATTGATCCCGATTTCCAGAAAAATCAAAAAGTGGTTAAGAACGATGAGAAGTTCGGTTATCAGATTTGGAGCCCCTTCGAACCCCCGGCAAAATTGGGCATTCACGGAACCTGGGTGGCGGTGGATTTTGATCTGTGTATCGCTGACGGAGCCTGCCTGGACGCGTGCCCGGAAAACGTTTTCGAATGGGTGGATTCCCCGGGTCACCCCGCCTCCGCCCGAAAAGCCGCTCCCGCGAAAGAAGACGCGTGCATTTTCTGCATGGCGTGTGAGAGCGTCTGCCCGGTCGTCGCGATCAAGATCACCCCAAAATAA
- the tatC gene encoding twin-arginine translocase subunit TatC produces the protein MSSSGDVSLPSDTPRDRGRPLYEHLGELRARLLWGAAAVVAMVVPSWFLSLRLVNQMSRVTGPMVFLAPTEAFAVRFKLALILALALGAPFLIYHAWRFIGVALTLSERRVVLGALPLSYLLFATGAALGWFVIVPAGMRFLLGFASPHLQPTLSVEACVEFALWTSFGLGALFQLPVVIGALAHWGFVRAATLSGYRRHAFLVILVAAAVLTPGPDVFSQLLLAVPTYALFEVSVVLARLLEP, from the coding sequence TTGTCTTCCTCCGGCGACGTTTCCCTTCCTTCCGATACCCCTCGCGACCGTGGTCGCCCCTTGTACGAGCACTTGGGCGAATTGCGCGCGCGATTGTTGTGGGGGGCGGCCGCGGTGGTCGCGATGGTTGTGCCCAGTTGGTTTTTGAGTCTACGGTTGGTGAATCAAATGTCTCGAGTCACTGGTCCCATGGTTTTTCTTGCCCCAACCGAGGCGTTCGCGGTGCGTTTCAAATTGGCGTTGATTTTGGCGCTGGCGCTCGGGGCGCCCTTCCTGATTTATCACGCCTGGCGGTTCATTGGCGTGGCGCTGACCCTGAGTGAACGTCGGGTGGTTTTAGGGGCGTTGCCTCTTTCGTATCTGTTGTTCGCCACGGGGGCCGCGCTCGGGTGGTTCGTCATCGTCCCGGCGGGAATGCGGTTCCTGTTGGGGTTTGCCTCGCCTCACCTTCAGCCCACCCTTTCCGTGGAAGCGTGTGTGGAGTTCGCCCTGTGGACGTCGTTCGGGTTGGGTGCCCTTTTTCAGCTTCCGGTGGTGATTGGCGCCTTGGCTCATTGGGGCTTTGTTCGCGCGGCCACTCTCTCTGGATACCGTCGACACGCGTTCTTGGTTATCCTCGTGGCCGCCGCGGTTCTTACGCCGGGGCCTGATGTCTTTTCTCAACTTCTTTTGGCAGTGCCGACCTACGCTCTCTTTGAGGTTTCCGTCGTGCTGGCGCGCCTCTTAGAGCCTTGA
- a CDS encoding twin-arginine translocase TatA/TatE family subunit produces MFGMGWQELLLVLFIALLFFGPKKLPDLGRSFGKAISAFKKGIKEGETDSESDAPPPADPSPEPPKK; encoded by the coding sequence ATGTTTGGAATGGGTTGGCAGGAATTGTTGCTTGTCCTTTTTATCGCGTTGCTTTTTTTTGGTCCCAAAAAACTGCCAGATTTAGGGCGTAGTTTTGGGAAAGCGATTTCCGCTTTTAAAAAAGGAATCAAAGAGGGTGAAACCGATTCGGAAAGTGATGCCCCTCCCCCCGCGGATCCCTCTCCGGAACCTCCCAAAAAATAG
- a CDS encoding polyprenyl synthetase family protein: MALALKLLEPILRGSDAEALTHFLRGVDDSLGNVSRSKTGFLAQLTDYVMTGSGKRVRPALVFLGSQFGQADREAVNQTALAVEMIHIATLVHDDLVDEAVIRRQRPTVGVKFGEGSAVLLGDYVYAEAFQRLSALGRPELMTLFAGATMTMCEGEIAQYESRYQFDLSEKSYLSFLQKKTASLMSASCRAGGILAGLSAEQLAALDTFGERLGVAFQIVDDILDIEGDEAVVGKTLHTDLIHGKMTLPLIDHAAGLVTVKERKGFQDFLRNPNGRVDAFIADLRRSGVLDRSKEKVRSLLKEAETELDRLPTGPAQSLLRDVARRLSDRNV, from the coding sequence ATGGCCCTAGCGTTAAAGCTTCTTGAACCGATCTTGCGAGGGAGCGACGCTGAGGCACTGACGCATTTCCTGCGAGGAGTCGACGATTCTTTGGGGAACGTTTCCCGTTCAAAAACAGGATTTTTGGCTCAACTGACCGATTACGTGATGACGGGATCCGGGAAACGGGTTCGGCCGGCCTTGGTTTTTCTGGGGTCTCAATTTGGACAAGCGGACCGTGAGGCGGTGAACCAAACGGCCCTGGCGGTTGAGATGATCCATATCGCCACACTCGTTCACGATGATTTGGTCGACGAAGCGGTGATCCGTCGCCAACGGCCCACCGTGGGGGTTAAATTTGGGGAGGGATCGGCGGTCCTTCTGGGGGACTACGTCTACGCCGAAGCGTTTCAACGGTTGAGTGCGTTGGGTCGGCCGGAACTCATGACACTTTTCGCTGGTGCCACCATGACCATGTGTGAGGGGGAGATCGCTCAGTATGAGAGTCGCTATCAATTTGATCTTTCCGAAAAAAGCTATCTTTCTTTTCTCCAGAAAAAAACGGCGTCTCTCATGTCCGCGTCGTGCCGTGCGGGGGGAATTCTGGCGGGTCTTTCCGCTGAACAGCTGGCGGCCCTGGATACTTTTGGGGAACGACTGGGTGTCGCTTTTCAAATTGTCGATGATATTTTGGATATTGAAGGGGACGAAGCCGTTGTTGGAAAAACGCTTCACACGGATTTGATTCACGGAAAAATGACTCTCCCATTAATTGATCACGCGGCGGGTCTTGTCACCGTTAAGGAACGCAAGGGGTTTCAGGATTTTCTTCGTAATCCCAACGGGCGGGTGGACGCGTTCATTGCCGATTTGCGCCGGTCGGGTGTTTTAGATCGTTCCAAAGAAAAGGTACGATCGTTGTTGAAAGAAGCGGAGACCGAACTGGATCGTCTTCCGACGGGTCCTGCCCAGTCTCTCCTTCGAGACGTGGCGCGCCGTTTGTCTGACCGGAACGTGTAG